Within the Bremerella sp. JC817 genome, the region TCAGCCGAACGTGGTGATCAATTTCGCCGCCGAGTCCCACGTCGATCGTTCCATCGACGGACCGGAGGCGTTCGTCGAGACGAATGTGGTCGGTACGTTTCGGTTGTTGGAAGCTGTTCGCGTCTACTGGAACGGGCTCGCCGAATCGCAGCGAGCTGCGTTTCGATTCTTGCATGTGTCGACCGACGAAGTGTATGGTTCGCTCGGCGCGACCGGCAAGTTCACCGAGACCACTCCTTACGCGCCGAACTCCCCCTATTCCGCATCGAAGGCCGCTTCCGATCACTTCGTACGTGCGTATCATCACACCTATGGTCTGCCGGTGCTGACGACGAACTGCTCGAACAACTACGGGCCGTTTCAGTTTCCTGAGAAGCTGATTCCGTTGATGGTGTTGAATGCCCTGGAAGGGAAGCCGCTCCCTGTTTATGGTACCGGCGAGAACATCCGAGACTGGCTCTTTGTCGAAGACCATTGCCAGGCAATTCGGACAGTGCTGCACAAAGGGATACCAGGCGAGGTCTACAACATCGGCGGCAACAGCGAACGCACGAATCTGGAAGTGGTCCAAGCGATTTGCGACATCGTGGATGAACTGGCAGAAAAGAAGCTGCCACATCCACGCCGTGAATTGATTACGTTCGTCAAAGATCGACCAGGTCACGATCTTCGCTACGCAATCGATTGCACGAAGATTCAAGATCAGCTTGGTTGGCAGCCCACACAAAGCTTTGAATCTGGCTTGAAGGCAACCGTGGCGTGGTACCTCGATAACATGCCCTGGGTCGAGAACGTTACCAGTGGCAACTATCGCCGCGAACGACTTGGCGTGTTGAGTCCGTAGTCGCGAGTTCCAGCACCTAGAGCAATTCATCATTGGCATTGAGAAACCCCCATGTCCCCTTCGCAACGATGCAACAAAGGAATCATCCTCGCCGGCGGCTCTGGCACGCGGTTGTTTCCATTGACCCGTGGCATCAGCAAGCAGTTGCTGCCAGTCTATGACAAGCCGATGATCTATTATCCGCTGTCGACGCTGATGCTCGCTGGCATTCGTGATGTGCTGTTGATTTCGACGCCGCACGACATCGGTCTCTTCGAGCGAATGCTTGGAGATGGCGAGAGCTTCGGCATCCGTATTCGCTATGCGGTTCAGCCCGCACCGGAAGGGCTCGCGCAGGCCTTTCTCATCGGCAAAGAATTCATCGAAGGCGAATCGGTCAGCCTGGTGCTGGGCGACAATATCTTTTACGGTCAGGGCTTCCAGCAGATGTTGGGCAGAGCAGCCAATCAAGTGGAAGGTGCCACGATCTTCGGCTACCCGGTGAAAGACCCGCAGCGCTACGGTGTCGTCGAGTTCGACGCGTCAGGCTCCGCTGTTTCGATCGAAGAGAAGCCGCAGAAGCCGAAATCGAAGTACGCTGTGCCAGGCCTATACTTTTACGATCAAGACGTGGTCGAGATCGCCGAAAACTTGAAGCCTTCCGCCCGAGGCGAACTCGAAATCACCGACGTCAACATGGAGTACCTGCGACGTGGTACGCTGCGTGTCGAAAAGTTCACCCGCGGCTTTGCCTGGCTCGATACCGGGACGCACGATTCGTTGATCGAAGCAGGCATGTTCGTCGAAACGATCGAAAAGCGACAAGGCCTGAAGATTGCCTGCCTGGAAGAAATTGCCTTTCGCAAAGGCTTCATTACCCGGTCGCAGTTGGCCGAACTAGGACGTCAGTTCCGTAACGATTACGGCGAATATCTGAGCGGCATCGCGGAAGAGGAGAGCCCCCGTGGAAATTGAAACGACGAAGATCGCTGGCGTGTTGTTGATCAAGCCGCGCGTCTTCGCCGATCGACGTGGCTTCTTCATGGAAACGTATCGCCATGAACGTTACGCCGAGGCTGGCATCGAAGCACCTTTCGTGCAGGACAATCTTTCCCGCAGCGTTCGAGGAACCCTGCGTGGTATGCACTTCCAGGTGAACTTTCCGCAAGGCAAGCTGATCAACGTGATTCAAGGGGAAGTATTCGATGTCGCGGTCGACCTTCGTGCTGACTCGCCCACTTTCGGCCAGTGGGTTGGCGCTTACCTTTCCGAAGAGAACAAGCATCAACTATACGTTCCCCCAGGCATGGCACATGGCTACTGCGTCTTGAGCGAATCGGCCGATTTTCTCTACAAGTGCACGGAGGTCTACCATCCAGAAGACGAAGAGATCTTGAAGTGGGATGACCCCGATGTTGCGATCGATTGGCCGATCGACGACCCGATTCTCTCCGATAAAGACCAGCACAACGCCAAGCCGTTATCGGCTTTTCAAGATAGGGCGTCTTCCACCCGATAACATCTGCTCGGGAAGCGGTCGTCGCACCTTTAAGGACGTGGCTGGTTGATCGAGCGAGCCTAAGATCCTACGATCAATCCGATGGCGCCCCGATGAAGTCCGTGGCAATCCGTTGCCTTTCGTTGGGGGACCTGTTCGAGGAGGGGGAAGTGATCGCTATGTCTGAACCGTCTCGTCCTTCAGATTCCGCAAATCTCCATCAGGCGATTATCGACAACGATCTTTCTTCTTTGCGTGATGCGATTGAAGCCGAGCCTGGGTTGCTCTACCAGTCGACTGACTCCGGGCTACCATTGCTCTACACGGCTGCCCTCTATCGCAACCAGGCGGCCATCGACTGGCTGCTGAATCAGGGAGCCGAAGTCGACATCTTCGCCAGTGCGTATCTTGGTCGCGTGAGCGAGGCCGAAAGTTTGCTGCAAAAGGACCATGACCTCGTGTTCGCTGTCACGCCAAATGGTATGACAGCGCTACACTACGCAGCCCAAGCCGGACACACCGAGGTTGCCGAACTCATTATCCGGCATCAATCCAATGTGAACGCAGCCGACCAGCAGGGAAACACACCACTGGCGTATGCCACGCATCGCGGACCATGGAAGTCAAAACCGGCAGAGGACATCATCCAGTTGCTAATAGAAAGCGGCGCGGAAGTTGACTGGTTCCAAGCCGCGGCGCTCGGGCAAACGCAACGCATCGCAGAACTGCTGAGCGAAGATAGAGGCTTGCTCAATACGACTGATGCTCAGAACCGAACGGCCCTTTTGCACGGCGTCCGCAACAATCAGCTCGCTGTTGTAAAGCTTCTCGTCGATCAAGGTGCCGACCTCGGCCAATCCGATCCCATCGGCATCGCCGCACTCCATCGGACTTCGCAAGAGTGCAGCGACGAACTAATTCAGTTTCTAATCGATCGCGGTGCCAAGGCCCATCTGGCCTGCTACGTGGCCTGCGGCGATGAAGAAGGAACCGAGGCAGCAATTGCGAGGAACCCACAAGCGATCCACGAAACATTCTATGAACACAACCCCGTCGGTTACGCCATCCACAGCTGGCAACCAGGCACGCTTCGCATCCTGCTAACACATGGTGCCTGCCTGACTCAGGAAGATCAGCAAGCCATCCTCCGCATCAGCAACGGCGATCATGCTTTGCTGAGTGACCTGATGAAGGTAAAGGTCAGCGAGACAGCGACCAAACGTCAGCACGATTCATGAGTGAAGTTGGTGCTGAGGTAGCTTGGTTATTGATTGCTTGCGGCGTCAACGAGAGTCTTAATTACGCCAGCCTTCCAGACGCTACGCTTGTCCTTTGATGCGAATTCGATAAACAACTGCTTGACCAGGGCAAGCATGTCTTCGCGAACAAGATCGAAGAAAGAACCCCGGCGTTCGTAGGGACCTTGAACGATCCAGCCGGTACATTAAAAACCAACGATGACTATCAAGTGAGCGGTACCGTTGTCCAAGCGAAACGAAACCGTCGGGCATGGAATGCAACGCTTATGGGCAAAACAATAGGATCCGGCGCAAGCAGTAGATTACGCAACAGTTGAAGCTGGTACGGAGCCAAGTCACGTGGCTCAGTTAGTGCCATAGACTGGCCGCCAACATTGGGTCGCCCGATCAGATGTGCCGAAGCACCATGAACGCCCTCGATCAGCGAAATGGTCTCTGGCTTGTAGATATGCTCTATGGAATGGACCATCGTCTTACCGTCCCGCCAGGCACTATCCTAACAAGCAAAAAAGTCGGGGTGACACGATTTGAACGTGCGACCTCTGCGTCCCGAACGCAGCGCTCTACCAGGCTGAGCCACACCCCGAGTGGGTCTTTGCTGTTGAAGGCAAAGTGTGCGGAACTGCTTGTTATTATCAGCGAGTTCCGGCGAAGGATTTGATTTTATTCCTCTGGCAAACGTCCGGTCAACCTGGTTGGTTGGCGGGGATTTTCGCTTCGGTGGGCTTCCAGGCGACCAGTTGCAATTCAACATTGCTGCGGCCGCGGAAGGTGTTGATGACCGGGTGATAGGCGATATCGAGCGGGCCATCGGTCGCTTCGAGCTCATCGGCCCATTCGCCTCGGCCGAACGCGACTCCGCGAATCTTGACGCCGTGATGTTCCAGTTGAATCGCCAAGTGACGCTCGCCTCCGCCAATCCTTTTCGGCGGCATCGCCAGCTTGGCGCCACTGGCGCACATCAGCGGCCTGGGGTTGCCTTGGCCGAAGGGGCCGAGGAGGTCGATCTGTTCAACGATCTGACGAGTAAGCTGCGTGAACGGGGCCTCGGCGTCGATGACCAGTTCGGCGACGCGGTCGTCGTCGGTGACATTCGATGAAGCGTACTCGCAGAACTCATGGCGAAAGTTTTCGATCTGAGCTTCGTCGATCTGCAGACCGGCCGCTGCGGCGTGACCACCATGGCCGAGTAATAGATGGTCGCAGGCTTGAAGGGCTTCGTGCAGGTTCAAGCCGTTAGCTGAGCGGCACGAGCCGACGCCTGGTTTGACGCCTGCTTCGTCGAGAGCAATCATCACGACCGGGCGGTTGTACTTCTCGGCCAGTCGGCCAGCGACGATCCCGATGATGCCGGGGTGCCAGCCATGGCCAGCCAGGACCAGGGCCGGATCGTTGTCGGGATCGAAGTTCTCTTTGATTTGCTTCGTCGCGGAAAGCTGAACGCTACGTTCGAGGCTCGAACGACTGTCGTTCAGT harbors:
- the rfbB gene encoding dTDP-glucose 4,6-dehydratase produces the protein MKITQNILVTGGAGFIGGCFVRQTTAESTCRIVNLDKLTYAGNLSSLAGMKDPSRHQFVQGDINDTELVSQLLIEHQPNVVINFAAESHVDRSIDGPEAFVETNVVGTFRLLEAVRVYWNGLAESQRAAFRFLHVSTDEVYGSLGATGKFTETTPYAPNSPYSASKAASDHFVRAYHHTYGLPVLTTNCSNNYGPFQFPEKLIPLMVLNALEGKPLPVYGTGENIRDWLFVEDHCQAIRTVLHKGIPGEVYNIGGNSERTNLEVVQAICDIVDELAEKKLPHPRRELITFVKDRPGHDLRYAIDCTKIQDQLGWQPTQSFESGLKATVAWYLDNMPWVENVTSGNYRRERLGVLSP
- the rfbA gene encoding glucose-1-phosphate thymidylyltransferase RfbA, whose amino-acid sequence is MSPSQRCNKGIILAGGSGTRLFPLTRGISKQLLPVYDKPMIYYPLSTLMLAGIRDVLLISTPHDIGLFERMLGDGESFGIRIRYAVQPAPEGLAQAFLIGKEFIEGESVSLVLGDNIFYGQGFQQMLGRAANQVEGATIFGYPVKDPQRYGVVEFDASGSAVSIEEKPQKPKSKYAVPGLYFYDQDVVEIAENLKPSARGELEITDVNMEYLRRGTLRVEKFTRGFAWLDTGTHDSLIEAGMFVETIEKRQGLKIACLEEIAFRKGFITRSQLAELGRQFRNDYGEYLSGIAEEESPRGN
- the rfbC gene encoding dTDP-4-dehydrorhamnose 3,5-epimerase, with amino-acid sequence MEIETTKIAGVLLIKPRVFADRRGFFMETYRHERYAEAGIEAPFVQDNLSRSVRGTLRGMHFQVNFPQGKLINVIQGEVFDVAVDLRADSPTFGQWVGAYLSEENKHQLYVPPGMAHGYCVLSESADFLYKCTEVYHPEDEEILKWDDPDVAIDWPIDDPILSDKDQHNAKPLSAFQDRASSTR
- a CDS encoding ankyrin repeat domain-containing protein, whose translation is MSEPSRPSDSANLHQAIIDNDLSSLRDAIEAEPGLLYQSTDSGLPLLYTAALYRNQAAIDWLLNQGAEVDIFASAYLGRVSEAESLLQKDHDLVFAVTPNGMTALHYAAQAGHTEVAELIIRHQSNVNAADQQGNTPLAYATHRGPWKSKPAEDIIQLLIESGAEVDWFQAAALGQTQRIAELLSEDRGLLNTTDAQNRTALLHGVRNNQLAVVKLLVDQGADLGQSDPIGIAALHRTSQECSDELIQFLIDRGAKAHLACYVACGDEEGTEAAIARNPQAIHETFYEHNPVGYAIHSWQPGTLRILLTHGACLTQEDQQAILRISNGDHALLSDLMKVKVSETATKRQHDS